In Halorubrum sp. PV6, a single window of DNA contains:
- a CDS encoding penicillin acylase family protein: MTRDTTRRAVLAAALAGGTGGLALSSAANLLDTFAPLSGEAWAAADRPRPETVPSPHGDAAVRVDEYGVPHVSADDETAAYFAVGYLQAYDRLFSMDLQRRLMRGRLSEAVGEATVESDEFHVAMGFAEAAEATWELVRETPAGPLVEAYAEGVNAAIDAEPLPLEFTLVGHEPRPWTPVDSMLMEKQISWTLTGDFSELRRALVADRLGADRAAALFPRRLDHDSPILDGDERRLGGREAGSAADEPPTSTSGAPPVDADLTAWLSGFESPTGVGSNSWVVAGEHTESGSPIVAYDPHLSLMAPPLWYEQHVETPERSVRGATFPGVPFVIAGANDRGTWSFTNVGADVLDCYRYEVDEAGERYRYDGEWRAFDTETETIPVSGGEDRELERKRTIHGPLIEREGRRVGVAWTGHTATRTTVAIDELGRSEGFDDALEATRKFDLPTQNLVYADADGRTMYYATGKLPIRRIDGEVVAGDRIFDGSAGEGEWSGFEPFGRSSWNGFVPFEEKPHAIDPDVLSTANQRVIDDPRHYVGVVYATPYRGSRIADRLEAAVDGDEPITPAFNRELQRDVRDGRAAQFVPDLVAAVAEADGGGDDASASSESASARAVDAAETLDAWEYRMAADSRAALVFARWLDRYRDRVFGQSFDAADLDETYYPNDWVLARLPDDDPLFDDRSRAAIMVAALEEALDEIDEAGWETYGDWNSTRAITHPFGGEAPFLNYEELPADGSPATVMNYRVDDAVGSSWRMVVRPGTDATAVIPGGNSGDYFSDHYDDQLRAWLANDQKAMSLDIEAVEADETVAFRGDSS; this comes from the coding sequence GTGACAAGAGACACTACGCGCCGTGCGGTTCTCGCCGCCGCGCTGGCCGGCGGAACCGGCGGGCTCGCGCTTTCCTCCGCGGCCAACCTGCTCGACACGTTCGCGCCGCTCTCCGGCGAGGCGTGGGCGGCGGCCGACCGGCCGCGCCCGGAGACCGTGCCGAGTCCGCACGGCGACGCCGCGGTCCGGGTCGACGAGTACGGCGTCCCGCACGTTTCGGCCGACGACGAGACGGCCGCGTACTTCGCGGTCGGGTACCTGCAGGCGTACGACCGGCTCTTCTCGATGGACCTCCAGCGGCGGCTCATGCGCGGGCGGCTCTCGGAGGCGGTCGGCGAGGCGACCGTCGAGAGCGACGAGTTCCACGTCGCGATGGGATTCGCCGAGGCCGCGGAGGCGACGTGGGAGCTCGTGCGCGAGACGCCGGCCGGCCCCCTCGTGGAAGCGTACGCCGAGGGGGTCAACGCCGCCATCGACGCCGAACCCCTCCCGCTCGAGTTCACCCTGGTCGGCCACGAGCCCCGGCCGTGGACCCCGGTCGACTCGATGCTCATGGAAAAACAGATATCGTGGACGCTCACCGGGGACTTCTCCGAGCTCCGGCGCGCGCTCGTCGCTGACCGGCTCGGTGCCGACCGCGCCGCCGCCCTGTTCCCGCGCCGGCTGGACCACGACTCGCCGATCCTCGACGGCGACGAACGGCGGTTGGGCGGCCGAGAAGCCGGCAGCGCGGCCGACGAGCCGCCGACATCGACTTCGGGAGCACCGCCCGTCGACGCCGACCTGACTGCGTGGCTCTCCGGCTTCGAGTCGCCGACCGGCGTCGGGTCGAACAGCTGGGTCGTCGCGGGCGAGCACACCGAAAGCGGGAGTCCCATCGTCGCGTACGACCCGCACCTGTCGCTGATGGCGCCGCCGCTGTGGTACGAACAACACGTCGAGACGCCCGAGCGGTCGGTTCGGGGGGCCACGTTTCCGGGCGTCCCCTTCGTCATCGCCGGCGCCAACGACCGCGGAACGTGGTCGTTCACCAACGTCGGCGCCGACGTGCTCGACTGCTACCGCTACGAGGTCGACGAGGCGGGCGAGCGCTACCGCTACGACGGCGAGTGGCGCGCGTTCGACACCGAGACAGAAACGATCCCCGTGTCGGGCGGCGAGGACCGCGAACTCGAACGAAAGCGGACGATTCACGGTCCCCTGATCGAACGCGAGGGGCGCCGGGTCGGCGTCGCGTGGACCGGCCACACCGCGACCCGCACCACGGTCGCCATCGACGAACTTGGGCGCAGCGAGGGGTTCGACGACGCGCTCGAAGCCACCCGGAAGTTCGACCTCCCGACGCAGAACCTCGTGTACGCCGACGCCGACGGCCGCACGATGTACTACGCGACCGGGAAGCTCCCGATCCGCCGGATCGACGGTGAGGTCGTGGCCGGCGACCGGATCTTCGACGGCTCCGCCGGCGAGGGGGAGTGGTCGGGGTTCGAGCCGTTCGGCCGCTCCTCGTGGAACGGGTTCGTCCCCTTCGAAGAGAAGCCCCACGCGATCGATCCGGACGTGCTCTCGACGGCGAACCAGCGGGTGATCGACGACCCGCGGCACTACGTCGGCGTCGTGTACGCGACCCCCTATCGCGGGTCGCGGATCGCCGACCGACTCGAAGCGGCGGTCGACGGCGACGAGCCGATAACGCCGGCGTTCAACCGGGAGCTACAGCGCGACGTGCGCGACGGGCGGGCGGCCCAGTTCGTGCCCGACCTGGTCGCGGCGGTGGCCGAAGCGGATGGCGGAGGAGATGACGCGAGCGCGTCGAGCGAGTCCGCATCAGCGCGCGCGGTCGACGCGGCCGAGACGCTCGACGCGTGGGAGTATCGGATGGCGGCCGACTCGCGTGCCGCGCTCGTGTTCGCTCGGTGGCTGGATCGCTACCGGGATCGGGTGTTCGGCCAATCGTTCGACGCGGCCGACCTCGACGAGACCTATTATCCGAACGACTGGGTGCTCGCGAGGCTGCCCGACGACGACCCGCTCTTCGACGACCGATCGCGGGCGGCGATCATGGTCGCGGCGCTAGAGGAGGCGCTGGACGAAATCGACGAGGCGGGCTGGGAGACGTACGGCGACTGGAACTCCACGCGGGCGATAACCCACCCGTTCGGCGGCGAGGCGCCCTTTTTAAACTACGAGGAACTGCCGGCCGACGGCTCGCCCGCGACCGTCATGAACTACCGCGTGGACGACGCGGTGGGGTCGAGTTGGCGGATGGTCGTCCGGCCCGGCACCGACGCCACGGCGGTGATACCCGGCGGCAACTCCGGCGACTACTTCTCCGACCACTACGACGACCAGCTCCGTGCGTGGCTGGCGAACGACCAGAAGGCGATGTCGCTCGATATCGAGGCGGTGGAGGCGGACGAGACCGTCGCGTTCCGAGGTGACTCGTCGTGA
- a CDS encoding universal stress protein, protein MTDLDIDLVLVSVDGSEESHEAVDYAIAVATEYDASVHALYVLDEDVVRGIDHGVVDEADIADETEAFTDSVAQRADAAGVPHSNSIAYGFSMDVKTVHPGSVVLDTAEELESDFIVVPREDVSGTPGEVLGKAAEYVLLYASQPVLSV, encoded by the coding sequence ATGACCGATCTCGACATCGACCTCGTCCTCGTGTCGGTGGACGGCAGCGAGGAGTCGCACGAGGCTGTCGACTACGCGATCGCCGTCGCCACCGAGTACGACGCGAGCGTCCACGCGCTGTACGTCCTCGACGAGGACGTGGTCCGCGGCATCGACCACGGCGTGGTCGACGAGGCCGACATCGCCGACGAGACCGAGGCGTTCACCGACTCGGTGGCCCAGCGCGCGGACGCCGCCGGCGTCCCCCACAGCAACTCGATCGCGTACGGGTTCTCCATGGACGTGAAGACGGTCCACCCCGGTAGCGTCGTCTTGGACACCGCGGAGGAGCTCGAGTCCGACTTCATCGTCGTCCCGCGCGAAGACGTCTCCGGCACCCCCGGCGAGGTGCTCGGGAAGGCGGCCGAGTACGTCCTCCTGTACGCCAGCCAGCCCGTCTTGTCCGTCTGA
- a CDS encoding DUF2150 family protein: protein MTDDDAVETFYTDERWQNWLDRLEEEELDPENEDSARLLLNLQDDAAIAVVKILAALDDERIDDERAVEEIRSVRDIVLADVAFDDEDKVMLIDGVQTSLVPVFYAAEEYVVGGVVEGDVSEFVGAAADAEADEDLDAALGYVVQAGTRIIDGEALDIDLVEELEYGLVSEWVNGLDSLQSAIEDPEVVEEEN, encoded by the coding sequence ATGACCGACGACGACGCCGTTGAAACGTTCTATACCGACGAACGCTGGCAAAACTGGCTCGACCGGCTGGAAGAAGAGGAGTTAGACCCCGAAAACGAGGACTCCGCGCGGCTCCTCTTGAACCTGCAGGACGACGCCGCCATCGCCGTCGTCAAGATCCTCGCCGCGCTCGACGACGAGCGCATCGACGACGAGCGCGCAGTCGAGGAGATCCGCTCCGTCCGCGACATCGTGCTCGCCGACGTGGCGTTCGACGACGAGGACAAGGTCATGCTGATCGACGGCGTCCAGACGTCGCTCGTCCCCGTCTTCTACGCCGCCGAGGAGTACGTCGTCGGCGGCGTCGTCGAGGGCGACGTGAGCGAGTTCGTCGGCGCGGCCGCGGACGCCGAGGCCGACGAGGACCTCGACGCCGCCCTGGGCTACGTCGTCCAGGCCGGCACCCGGATCATCGACGGCGAGGCGCTCGACATCGACCTCGTCGAAGAGCTGGAGTACGGTCTCGTCTCCGAGTGGGTCAACGGCCTCGACTCCCTGCAGTCGGCCATCGAGGACCCCGAAGTCGTCGAAGAAGAGAACTGA
- a CDS encoding DUF63 family protein gives MVGGLPIVPEGTTLPPVPYLFVVLLATSGIVAVLRRDRPAVTGRRVVALAPWMALGSAAHVLYVLDALPPLVAPFAGSPTVYLSVGALAGAAWLVADRVQPDRVSAALAVGGLLLLAPVVAIAVGLGLSPAGTRWSAVALVLTVPVAGAVWVGLTRSRPETRITGAVGGLALFAHALDGISTAVGTTQLGFGERTPLSRLLLELDSLPAIPILGDGWLFVLVKLVVASGVVWLFTSYIREEPAEGNLLLGFVAAVGIGPAAHNLLLFSIAA, from the coding sequence ATGGTCGGCGGTCTCCCCATCGTTCCGGAGGGAACGACCCTCCCGCCCGTCCCGTACCTCTTCGTCGTCCTCCTCGCGACGAGCGGCATCGTCGCCGTGCTCCGCCGAGATCGACCGGCGGTCACGGGCCGGCGCGTGGTCGCGCTCGCGCCGTGGATGGCGCTCGGCTCGGCGGCCCACGTCCTCTACGTCCTCGACGCGCTCCCGCCCCTCGTCGCCCCCTTCGCGGGGTCGCCGACGGTGTACCTCTCGGTCGGGGCGCTGGCGGGGGCGGCGTGGCTCGTCGCCGACCGCGTTCAGCCGGATCGGGTCTCGGCGGCCCTCGCGGTCGGCGGCCTGCTCCTCCTCGCGCCCGTCGTCGCCATCGCGGTCGGTCTCGGCCTCTCGCCGGCGGGGACTCGGTGGTCGGCGGTCGCGCTCGTGCTCACGGTCCCGGTCGCCGGCGCCGTCTGGGTCGGCCTGACGCGCTCGCGGCCCGAGACGCGGATAACAGGGGCGGTCGGCGGTCTCGCGCTGTTCGCCCACGCGCTCGACGGCATCTCGACCGCGGTGGGGACGACCCAGCTGGGCTTCGGCGAGCGCACGCCGCTCTCGCGGCTCCTCCTCGAACTGGACAGCCTGCCGGCGATCCCGATACTCGGCGACGGGTGGCTGTTCGTCCTCGTGAAACTCGTCGTTGCGAGCGGCGTCGTCTGGCTCTTCACCTCGTACATCCGCGAGGAGCCGGCCGAGGGGAACCTCCTGCTCGGCTTCGTGGCGGCCGTGGGGATCGGCCCCGCGGCGCACAACCTACTGCTGTTCTCGATCGCCGCGTAA
- a CDS encoding abortive infection protein, whose amino-acid sequence MPETPTSGWRRNRPFWAMVAVAALYLPVAVVARAMVDPAYAAERERLPAVVLDAAGTAPATVVGGALWLAVAGGFLYAFAAELDAVRARNGWAPPAKGYLILAAGSLLAHPVAGAPLVFLLVPGYVLHRGLRVG is encoded by the coding sequence ATGCCCGAGACACCGACGAGCGGTTGGCGGCGAAACCGCCCCTTCTGGGCGATGGTCGCCGTCGCCGCGCTGTACCTGCCGGTGGCGGTCGTCGCCCGCGCGATGGTCGACCCGGCGTACGCCGCGGAGCGAGAGCGACTCCCGGCGGTCGTCCTCGACGCCGCGGGCACCGCGCCCGCGACGGTCGTCGGCGGGGCGCTGTGGCTCGCGGTCGCCGGCGGGTTCCTCTACGCGTTCGCCGCGGAACTCGACGCGGTCCGCGCCCGGAACGGGTGGGCGCCGCCGGCGAAGGGGTACCTCATCCTCGCCGCGGGGTCGCTGCTCGCGCATCCGGTGGCGGGGGCGCCGCTCGTGTTCCTCCTCGTTCCGGGGTACGTCCTCCACCGCGGGCTTCGGGTCGGGTGA
- a CDS encoding DNA adenine methylase, whose amino-acid sequence MAEPILKWAGGKRQLLDALYARFPASYGCYHEPFVGGGALFFDLEPANARINDANPRLVNFYEQVRDSPDRLIDRLESFDDPESDPDPSLPYAEETARGRDVTNYYYQQRARFNSRPYAGTFDPLEEAALLGYLNRTCYNGLYRENADGGFNVPIGRYANPDWVQRDRIRRASDALADATIRNDDFDYVLDAADPGDLVYFDPPYEPMSATASFNEYSAAGFDRDDQQRLLDVAAELDEAGVWVILSNSGVMKAAYAEAGFRVETEGATRAINSDASNRDEVDEIVATNVPPSERRAAGQRDLAEY is encoded by the coding sequence ATGGCCGAGCCGATACTGAAGTGGGCCGGCGGCAAGCGCCAGCTCCTCGACGCGTTGTACGCCCGGTTTCCGGCCTCGTACGGCTGCTATCACGAGCCGTTCGTCGGCGGCGGCGCCCTCTTCTTCGATCTGGAGCCCGCGAACGCGAGGATAAACGACGCGAATCCCCGGCTGGTCAACTTTTACGAGCAGGTTCGCGACAGCCCCGACCGGCTGATCGACCGGCTGGAGTCGTTCGACGACCCCGAGAGCGACCCCGACCCGTCTCTGCCGTACGCCGAGGAGACCGCCCGCGGCCGCGACGTGACGAACTACTACTACCAGCAGCGAGCGCGGTTCAACAGCCGGCCGTACGCGGGGACGTTCGACCCGCTCGAAGAGGCGGCGCTGCTCGGCTACCTCAACCGCACCTGTTACAACGGGCTCTACCGAGAGAACGCCGACGGCGGATTCAACGTCCCGATCGGCCGGTACGCGAACCCCGACTGGGTCCAGCGCGACCGGATCCGCCGAGCCAGCGACGCGCTCGCGGACGCGACGATTCGCAACGACGACTTCGACTACGTCCTCGACGCGGCCGATCCGGGCGACCTGGTCTACTTCGACCCGCCGTACGAGCCGATGAGCGCGACGGCGAGTTTCAACGAGTACAGCGCCGCGGGGTTCGACCGAGACGACCAGCAGCGACTGCTCGACGTCGCGGCCGAACTCGACGAGGCGGGCGTTTGGGTCATCCTGAGCAACAGCGGCGTGATGAAGGCGGCGTACGCGGAGGCGGGCTTCCGCGTCGAGACCGAGGGCGCGACCCGCGCGATCAACAGCGACGCGTCGAACCGCGACGAGGTCGACGAAATCGTCGCGACCAACGTCCCGCCGTCGGAGCGCCGGGCGGCGGGGCAACGCGACCTCGCGGAGTACTGA
- a CDS encoding NAD(P)/FAD-dependent oxidoreductase: MTHIGIVGAGAGAAAAAFTVDGAVPDADVTVFEKSGGLCGRAATRRHGDLTYDYGANYLKSDDERVVDLITETVDDEGLVDISQPIHVFDADGAVSPGRDGDEHKWSYRRGLTQIAKRLFGETDATVHRRTRIETLRRAGDRWEVDDADGATYGPFDALLLNPPAPQTADLLRSAEWESPVREALVDAVGDVPYRTIWTAVLHYPFALDVPYYGLVNTDKAHPVGWLSREECKPGHVPDGESLLVVQANHEWSVDRYDADPAENVAALAGHAADIVGDERLTDPAWTDHQGWRYAQPEGGVDRGPIDSARREGLYLLGDWVAGEARLHAALANGLDVGERVAYGI; the protein is encoded by the coding sequence GTGACTCACATCGGCATCGTCGGGGCGGGAGCGGGGGCGGCGGCCGCGGCGTTCACCGTCGACGGCGCGGTTCCGGACGCGGACGTGACCGTCTTCGAGAAGTCCGGCGGGCTCTGCGGCCGCGCGGCCACCCGGCGTCACGGCGACCTCACCTACGACTACGGCGCGAACTACCTGAAGTCCGACGACGAGCGCGTCGTCGACCTGATCACGGAGACGGTAGACGACGAGGGACTCGTCGATATCAGCCAGCCGATCCACGTGTTCGACGCCGACGGCGCGGTGTCGCCCGGCCGCGACGGCGACGAGCACAAGTGGAGCTACCGGCGGGGGCTCACGCAGATCGCCAAGCGGCTCTTCGGCGAGACCGACGCGACCGTCCATCGGCGAACTCGGATCGAGACGCTCCGGCGGGCCGGCGATCGGTGGGAGGTCGACGACGCGGACGGCGCGACGTACGGGCCGTTCGACGCGCTGCTTTTAAACCCCCCAGCGCCGCAGACCGCCGACCTGCTCCGGAGCGCGGAGTGGGAGTCGCCGGTCCGCGAGGCGCTCGTCGACGCGGTCGGCGACGTGCCGTACCGCACGATCTGGACCGCCGTGTTACACTACCCGTTCGCGCTCGACGTGCCCTACTACGGGCTGGTCAACACGGACAAAGCGCACCCGGTCGGCTGGCTCTCCCGCGAGGAGTGCAAGCCCGGCCACGTCCCCGACGGCGAGAGCCTCCTCGTCGTGCAGGCGAACCACGAGTGGTCGGTCGACCGCTACGACGCCGACCCGGCCGAGAACGTCGCCGCGCTGGCAGGCCACGCCGCCGACATCGTCGGCGACGAGCGACTGACCGACCCGGCGTGGACGGACCACCAGGGGTGGCGGTACGCGCAGCCGGAGGGCGGCGTCGACCGGGGGCCGATCGACTCGGCGAGACGGGAGGGGCTGTACCTCCTCGGCGACTGGGTCGCCGGGGAAGCCCGGCTCCACGCCGCGCTCGCGAACGGCCTCGACGTCGGCGAGCGAGTCGCCTACGGGATTTAA
- a CDS encoding MFS transporter, with protein sequence MTDDASPSAGDGDTVDYAARAAAVLGFSRWWQVVAAAGMMAAVSPYQYVWSSISPALSERLDIALPALGAVFSFYVVFQSLSQFPAGKWRDSRGPGALTFLAALLAGGGYIGLAYATTLWQLYLLYSLGAVGVGIVYTVAVNTAVKWFPDRTGLTTGVGTMAFAAGSALVVPYVRANASVAAYSDVLRNIGVGILVVTLVGSLLLKDPPADWLDRHGDDADDGDDEGVAASIRGRNYSSREMLSTWQFWLLYAMFVAMAGADLLVIANVVRFAENFGLAGLVATLSATLLPVAAGVSRLILGEAIDRFDRKRVMAGSFLLAGLFRIGLIGAGQTGNGAVFVAFVLGAMFFSSPLFVYFPSLLTDYYGAANSSGNYAVLYTAKVGGGVFAGTVAGYLVATLGWTPTFALGGALAVAAGLAVFLLRPPSGSGLESPTAE encoded by the coding sequence GTGACTGACGACGCCAGCCCCTCGGCCGGCGACGGCGACACCGTCGACTACGCCGCCCGAGCCGCCGCCGTCCTCGGCTTCTCGCGCTGGTGGCAGGTCGTCGCCGCGGCCGGGATGATGGCCGCGGTGAGCCCGTACCAGTACGTCTGGTCGTCCATCTCGCCGGCGCTCTCGGAGCGCCTCGACATCGCGCTGCCGGCGCTGGGGGCCGTGTTCTCGTTTTACGTCGTCTTCCAGTCGCTCTCGCAGTTCCCCGCGGGCAAGTGGCGCGACAGCCGCGGGCCGGGCGCGCTCACCTTCCTCGCGGCGCTGCTCGCCGGCGGCGGGTATATCGGGCTCGCGTACGCGACGACCCTCTGGCAGCTGTACCTGCTGTACTCGCTCGGCGCGGTCGGCGTCGGCATCGTCTACACCGTCGCGGTCAACACCGCGGTCAAGTGGTTCCCGGACCGGACCGGCCTGACGACCGGCGTGGGGACGATGGCGTTCGCCGCCGGGAGCGCGCTGGTCGTCCCGTACGTCCGCGCGAACGCCTCCGTGGCGGCCTACAGCGACGTGCTGCGCAACATCGGGGTCGGCATCCTGGTCGTGACGCTCGTCGGCTCGCTGCTCCTCAAGGACCCGCCCGCGGACTGGTTAGACCGCCACGGCGACGACGCGGACGACGGGGACGACGAGGGGGTCGCCGCGTCGATCCGCGGCCGCAACTACTCCTCGCGGGAGATGCTCTCGACCTGGCAGTTCTGGCTGCTGTACGCGATGTTCGTCGCGATGGCCGGAGCCGACCTCCTCGTCATCGCGAACGTGGTCCGGTTCGCCGAGAACTTCGGGCTCGCGGGGCTGGTCGCGACGCTCTCGGCGACGCTTCTCCCCGTCGCTGCCGGCGTCTCGCGGCTGATCCTCGGCGAGGCGATAGACCGGTTCGACCGCAAGCGCGTGATGGCCGGGTCGTTCCTGCTCGCCGGGCTCTTCCGGATCGGACTCATCGGCGCCGGCCAGACGGGGAACGGCGCCGTCTTCGTCGCGTTCGTCCTCGGCGCGATGTTCTTCTCCTCGCCGCTCTTCGTCTACTTCCCGTCGCTGCTCACGGACTACTACGGCGCGGCCAACTCCTCCGGCAACTACGCCGTCCTCTACACCGCGAAGGTCGGCGGCGGCGTCTTCGCCGGCACGGTCGCCGGCTACCTCGTCGCGACGCTCGGCTGGACGCCCACCTTCGCGCTCGGCGGCGCGCTCGCGGTCGCCGCGGGGCTGGCCGTGTTCCTCCTCCGCCCGCCGAGCGGCTCCGGATTGGAGAGCCCGACGGCGGAGTGA
- a CDS encoding SDR family oxidoreductase, whose translation MIGRLLADDAEGDAAPPTLLFTGFPGFLGSALLRRVLARGDGPVACLIQSQYRDLAAKRAREIVSAVGEADAGTEGSATDAGAPAVHLYEGDITAPDLGLGSALDDPDLLAGVEEVYHLAAVYDLSVDADLAEAVNVRGTEHVLDAAERLGVERLHYVSTCYVSGRYDGVFTADDLRAGQPFNNHYEASKHRAEVAVRERMASGLPATVYRPAIAVGDSETGATDKYDGPYNLLRLLLAQPERFAVAFSVRGAADTELNVVPRDYVVDAIAALSARPDTAGETYQLCDPSPLTVPAFVAALADAAGRRTVTVPTPKPVAKVAASLLSATAVDVEPATIDYFDHPTRYRCPNTREALAGTGISVPRFESYADRLVAFARENPAVGADPMT comes from the coding sequence GTGATCGGCCGCCTCCTCGCGGACGACGCCGAGGGCGACGCCGCACCCCCGACACTCCTGTTCACGGGGTTCCCCGGATTCCTCGGGTCGGCGCTGCTCCGCCGGGTCCTCGCTCGCGGCGACGGCCCCGTGGCGTGTCTGATACAGTCGCAGTACCGCGATCTGGCCGCGAAGCGCGCACGGGAAATCGTGTCGGCCGTCGGCGAGGCGGACGCCGGGACCGAGGGCTCCGCGACCGACGCCGGCGCCCCGGCGGTCCACCTCTACGAGGGCGACATCACGGCGCCGGACCTGGGCCTCGGGTCTGCGCTCGACGACCCGGATCTGCTCGCGGGCGTCGAGGAGGTGTACCACCTCGCGGCCGTCTACGACCTGAGCGTCGACGCCGACCTCGCCGAGGCGGTAAACGTCCGCGGGACCGAACACGTCCTCGACGCGGCGGAACGGCTCGGGGTCGAGCGCCTCCACTACGTGAGCACGTGTTACGTCAGCGGCCGGTACGACGGCGTCTTCACCGCCGACGACCTCCGAGCGGGACAGCCGTTCAACAACCACTACGAGGCGTCGAAACACCGCGCCGAAGTCGCGGTCCGCGAGCGGATGGCCTCCGGGCTCCCGGCGACCGTGTACCGCCCGGCCATCGCCGTCGGCGACAGCGAGACCGGCGCGACGGACAAGTACGACGGGCCGTACAACCTCCTCCGACTCCTGCTCGCACAGCCGGAGCGGTTCGCCGTGGCGTTTTCCGTCCGCGGCGCGGCCGACACCGAACTGAACGTCGTCCCGCGCGACTACGTCGTCGACGCCATCGCCGCGCTGAGCGCCCGGCCGGACACCGCGGGCGAGACGTACCAGCTCTGTGACCCGTCGCCGCTGACGGTGCCGGCGTTCGTCGCGGCCCTCGCCGACGCGGCCGGTCGCCGGACGGTGACCGTTCCGACTCCGAAGCCGGTCGCGAAGGTCGCGGCGAGCCTGCTCTCGGCCACCGCCGTCGACGTGGAGCCGGCGACGATCGACTACTTCGATCACCCGACTCGCTACCGCTGTCCGAACACCCGCGAGGCGCTGGCCGGGACCGGCATCTCGGTGCCGCGGTTCGAGTCGTACGCCGACCGGCTCGTGGCGTTCGCCCGCGAGAACCCCGCCGTCGGCGCCGACCCGATGACGTGA
- a CDS encoding DUF456 domain-containing protein, whose translation MALSAAGLTVALLVVWAATSFVPFVPSGALSAATVVGYAYTTGFAEPGLVALLALVFVSLLAAAADVLSGLVSGRLGGASTRTVVAGTLVGIALLFVMGPIGLVVGMAGTVFLVGLSEHPDEPRVALRQAAFAVTGVLASAFVQAVLLVGVAVGFALAVL comes from the coding sequence ATGGCTCTCTCCGCGGCCGGACTCACCGTCGCGCTGCTCGTCGTGTGGGCGGCCACGTCGTTCGTCCCCTTCGTGCCGAGCGGTGCCCTCTCCGCGGCCACCGTCGTCGGGTACGCGTACACCACCGGCTTCGCCGAACCGGGGCTCGTCGCGCTGCTCGCGCTCGTCTTCGTCTCGCTTTTAGCCGCCGCCGCGGACGTGCTCTCCGGGCTGGTCTCCGGGCGGCTCGGGGGCGCGTCGACGCGGACCGTCGTCGCCGGCACGCTCGTGGGGATCGCGCTCCTGTTCGTCATGGGACCGATCGGCCTCGTCGTCGGGATGGCCGGCACCGTCTTCCTCGTCGGGCTCTCGGAGCACCCCGACGAGCCGCGCGTCGCGCTCCGGCAGGCCGCCTTCGCGGTGACGGGCGTCCTCGCGAGCGCGTTCGTCCAGGCGGTGTTGCTGGTCGGCGTCGCGGTCGGCTTCGCGCTCGCCGTGCTCTGA
- a CDS encoding class I SAM-dependent methyltransferase: MTTVLSDRDRLKQDDRPDETFYQEPRFVTHADDGFCDRLTALYDDVLAPGDRVLDAMSSWVSHLPATTFERVVGHGLNEAELAANDRFDEHVVRDLNAEQTLPFADGAFDAVCCALSVQYLQYPGPVFAEFARVLAPGGAVVVSFSNRMFPTKAIRAWRLASMDERADLVERYVTAGGLVVTDRITERPEADPFFAVVGRKPAADDAE, translated from the coding sequence GTGACGACCGTGCTCTCCGACCGCGACCGGCTGAAACAGGACGACCGCCCCGACGAGACGTTTTATCAGGAGCCGCGCTTCGTCACCCACGCCGACGACGGGTTTTGCGACCGGCTCACGGCGCTGTACGACGACGTGCTCGCGCCGGGCGACCGCGTCCTCGACGCGATGAGCAGCTGGGTCTCACACCTCCCGGCGACGACGTTCGAGCGCGTCGTCGGCCACGGGCTCAACGAGGCCGAACTCGCGGCGAACGACCGGTTCGACGAGCACGTCGTGCGGGACCTGAACGCGGAGCAGACGCTCCCGTTCGCCGACGGCGCCTTCGACGCCGTCTGCTGTGCCCTGTCGGTCCAGTACCTACAGTACCCCGGCCCCGTCTTCGCGGAGTTCGCCCGCGTCCTCGCGCCCGGCGGCGCGGTCGTCGTGAGCTTTTCGAACCGGATGTTCCCGACGAAGGCGATCCGAGCGTGGCGGCTCGCGTCGATGGACGAGCGGGCGGACCTCGTCGAGCGGTATGTGACTGCCGGCGGGCTCGTCGTCACAGACCGGATCACGGAGCGCCCCGAGGCCGACCCCTTCTTCGCGGTCGTGGGCCGGAAGCCGGCGGCCGACGACGCGGAGTGA